A stretch of the Natrinema pellirubrum DSM 15624 genome encodes the following:
- a CDS encoding potassium channel family protein: MSRDLRIVIVGGEHVGYHTAQRLDNRGHDVIIIEKDEDRVEFLSDQYIASVIQGDGGRPSVLREARLEQSDVIAALTSYGAMTNLGICMTAQRIAPDIKTVARIDHGDHEEYEEMIDAVVYPEELAAHAAANDIIDVSGGGVRTIEEVTNQLELIEIEVAEGAPAAGKSLEAVSFPRGSLVVAEQSTGSFPGPDMVFEPGIQYILAVRTDVTDEVVRLLRG, translated from the coding sequence ATGAGCAGAGACCTTCGCATCGTCATCGTCGGTGGTGAGCACGTCGGGTACCATACTGCACAGCGATTAGATAATCGCGGCCACGACGTCATAATCATCGAAAAGGACGAAGACCGTGTGGAGTTCCTGAGCGACCAGTATATTGCCTCCGTGATCCAGGGGGATGGGGGTCGCCCGAGCGTTCTTCGAGAAGCGCGCCTAGAGCAAAGTGATGTCATCGCGGCGCTCACAAGTTACGGTGCGATGACAAATTTAGGGATCTGTATGACGGCCCAGCGGATCGCCCCGGATATCAAGACGGTCGCCCGGATCGACCACGGCGATCACGAGGAATACGAGGAGATGATCGACGCAGTCGTGTACCCCGAAGAGTTGGCCGCCCACGCAGCAGCCAACGATATCATCGATGTTAGCGGCGGTGGTGTGCGGACGATTGAGGAGGTCACTAATCAGTTGGAACTGATCGAGATTGAAGTCGCCGAGGGAGCGCCAGCAGCTGGAAAGTCATTAGAGGCAGTTTCGTTCCCCCGAGGATCACTCGTCGTCGCCGAACAGAGCACGGGGTCGTTCCCGGGGCCGGATATGGTATTTGAACCCGGCATCCAGTACATTTTAGCAGTCCGAACAGACGTGACTGACGAGGTAGTTCGACTTCTCCGGGGATAA
- a CDS encoding ZIP family metal transporter: MGFLSNITLVFVAGLATALATGLGAIPFFFVEEFSDRWNVGLWGIASGIMVAASLFGLISEGLQYTDEGLPMLMLAGLLAGVVLVEGSERVLDRIDLTSDQDDDDTRLEAEAFADGDLKTLVLVLGILTVHSFPEGVAVGVSFAELGIGGGMDVFGVAIPLLAVFMTLAISIHNIPEGTAIAIPMREMGLSKWRMVGAAVFSSLPQPIGAVIAFAFVSWAQAFLPFGFGFAAGAMIYLVLTEFIPEALETGVDLPHGGYRELAGGALVGGVVMVPLLYV; the protein is encoded by the coding sequence GCTCGTGTTCGTTGCCGGTCTCGCAACTGCGCTGGCCACTGGGTTGGGGGCTATTCCGTTCTTTTTTGTCGAGGAGTTCAGTGACCGATGGAATGTTGGCCTCTGGGGGATTGCCTCTGGCATCATGGTCGCAGCGTCGCTGTTCGGCCTGATTAGCGAGGGGTTGCAGTACACCGACGAGGGACTTCCGATGCTGATGCTAGCTGGTCTCTTGGCTGGGGTTGTCCTGGTCGAAGGTTCCGAACGTGTACTCGACCGAATTGATCTTACAAGCGATCAGGATGACGACGATACCCGGTTGGAAGCCGAAGCGTTTGCTGACGGCGACCTGAAGACGTTAGTGTTAGTTCTCGGGATCTTGACTGTCCACAGCTTCCCCGAAGGTGTCGCCGTCGGCGTTTCCTTTGCAGAACTCGGCATCGGGGGCGGGATGGATGTCTTCGGCGTCGCAATACCACTGTTGGCCGTCTTTATGACGCTCGCTATTTCGATTCACAACATCCCTGAGGGGACTGCAATCGCGATTCCGATGCGCGAGATGGGACTATCAAAGTGGCGTATGGTCGGCGCAGCAGTGTTTTCGAGCCTCCCGCAGCCGATTGGTGCCGTTATCGCCTTCGCCTTCGTGAGTTGGGCTCAGGCGTTCCTCCCGTTTGGGTTTGGCTTTGCTGCGGGTGCAATGATCTACCTTGTCCTCACGGAATTTATTCCCGAAGCCCTCGAAACCGGTGTCGACCTTCCTCACGGCGGCTACCGCGAACTCGCAGGTGGAGCCCTTGTCGGGGGCGTAGTGATGGTGCCGCTGTTGTACGTTTGA